Genomic window (Magnolia sinica isolate HGM2019 chromosome 10, MsV1, whole genome shotgun sequence):
cctgcctcatggtgggggtccacatgaaggccaaccatcaaATACtagatataaatatatattataatatataacacacacacacacacacacacacacacacacacacccaccgtcccacacgtgggggatgggtcccaccgtccagtgtggacggtgcagatagaacacatcatggtggggcctgaccGTTGGACcaagcgtggataaaacacatactaggtgggttccaccatccaccgCTGTGGACGGTGTGccaacacatacaacaatggtgggttccacgtgtgtggctcaccataatgttttccccccatccaacctattgacaaggtcacacggacctgagtgaaaggaaaaacacaaatttcatcttgatccaaaacttttgtggcccacaaaacggtttcaatggcagaaattcAATATCACTTATTCCTGCAGTGTGGGCAACCTgagctgtggatggagctgaaatttggagggggcccactgctaggagtggcccacctcgtgaacgggttggatgacaaataaacatcaaggtggggcccacggctagagccgtgggttgctgtCCGCCCGCCCGTCCGCTGGTGCGCAGgtagcgcctgctgccttctgacagcagcagcgcagcTGCTgcatctcttcctttttttttcatggtATTTCACGTGTGGTGCCCGCGTTaggtgaatccaccccgtccaatggcctcccatggctcaagacaagcaaaataagcccaatattgagcatatttcggtgtatagaaacatggaGGGTGTTTCAACGATAAATACATTATTTACTATGCTATAGCCTGCCTAAAAGTCAGATTagtcccatttttcggctcaacgcctaaaatgagcttgggaaaggaatagacagtgtggattgaatacatacctcaaggtgaggcttacatgaatggaccaccccatttggaaacaagctaatacttgtgttttccctttttggacgctggacggtttggccttgcacatgcatttgaagtgggccctgcttaggtgggccacctcatggaggatggtgtgggtacaatacatataaggtgggctccacttgaagatggtttggataaaatacatgtttcagggtggggtccatccaagtgggccatacaaccatgttatgatcacataaagaaaaaaatgaaaaaaagagggaaagagagagatagagagtgggacacgcatgatggagggaccctagcactatgggccctcccttcaatgatctacaacataaatcaagtgggtcccattacatgtgggcccattaaatcgaaatccaacggtggagatcccttctccactaaaatagatggtctaaatgaccttaagtatgcaaggaaaataaacatcatgatggggtccatggagaatggccccatcatggattgatcatgatgatccaagtgggccatcggccacatcttagggtccaaagtgagatccaaaccattgatcggttggcctcacttggcccatcataaacatatGAAAATCTAGCATATgacacacccaccgttcgatcttcttactcccttggcttccttagctccttagctttgattccaacggaggagatgaggtttggatggttgagatgggagatgagagggtgggaaggcTTGGGACGTGtggattttctcttgcttgggagagtggtttgagaatgaatgagagagagagagttgtaaagggagaaagagagtgatgggtgatggagtgatggatgtggtgagtgatgggtgtaagagatttttttgacttttgtggcaaatggtgtaagaaaagtatgggcttgtaagaactttttgacttttgtggttgcttgggaatgggtgaaaggtgatgtgtactggacatgtacttgacccttgatgggattgattgatggattaaggtgacatgttgtagagattctcttgagttttgcaacgcgcggcatttttctcacaccgaacgctggcccatatctcctgaccagggtatcgcctcggcgcgcgagtcacggcatcggaaccgctgcgacggcgcggtcgctagggtacacatcttgggttgagtcgactcgggttaacgACATGTGAATTAGGGTCGCGCCCAATtatcggttaagggtcgaaggttgccggaattcgaccgggaagaccgcggaagtctacggaacggtacggtctaggatacggggcttacacgagtagtgtactcgggtttcgggaaccagggtgttacatgcATCCAATCAAATAAACCTCTATATTTAACTTATTGTTGCATATCAAATCTTTCATCCCACACAAACACCTATCTTAGCTTAACCTAGTTTAGCCTTTCCACTTTTGTCTAACACTATGATGTAGCAAATCTGAATTGATTAGTGTAGCTCTATTTAATCTCTCCACTTCTATCCAATGCATTATTACATTAAGTCAGAATTAGTTTAGTTCCTTCCATATCCTTGTCGTTGGAACCTTAAAATCCTTAAGTACTCTTTATTGATTCTCTCAATCACAACTTGCGAGTCAAACCATAATAGTCTCACGATCATCTAGGTTTAAACAATCGTCTCACGATGATACAGGCTTAGAAGATTATCAATTATCGACAACTATTTTGTCTGCTTGAACCATCTTTAGTAATTTTGTTTGCTTTATTTACTTATTTGTTGATTGTATTGCATTTATATTTAGTTTAATAAAATTGACACTTGGACTtatatttgccaattttcttcaAGTGTTTTCGTCATTACTAAAAACAACAAAGCTATCATTCTTATGAAAAAAGTCATTGTCTTCAAAGTGAAAAGAACTCATCTGAAGGACTAACCCACCCCTTCATAAATTGCATAATTCCTTGTCAATTGATGGTTAAGAGTTAGGCAAATCTTCACAAATTTGGTCCTAATTTAGCTATTTCGATGCTCGGTGTCACAAGgtgtttggtttaatttgagttgaatATGGCTCTAGAACTCCCGACACATATATACTAGCACACGTGTAATAAAAATCAGGCTATTCACTATCCTTGTGCTCGTGTGTCCAAATTAAAGGTGTGACTCTTGTTTAGAGAAAGCAAGCCATAAGGTCTTCGAGTTTTTTTAAGGTGATGGCCATCTCATCCATGGACGAGATGATATGAGGTTGAGTGGACGAGAACCTGGTTTATCTCAGAGGAGATAGAGAATCAGGAAAGTCTCCCTAAGTTGATATGGCACTTGTGCATGGGTTTTAATGATTCTTTGGTTAGTGTGCATGAATTTTGAGGGGTGATAAACCTATAGTTGGTTTTTTGTGTACAATTGTAAtagattggccttcttctttctATTCACTAGTATGTTTCTGCCCCCTCTCtcttttttgctttttattttttatattttcactcttgctcttttcttcttctttttggtatGCTTTTGTTAATTACAACAGAAAGTAAAGTGTATAATATAAATTGCAAGAAAGTAAATAGATTAGTTGACCCTGGAGTAGCATAATGTAAGTGCAAGAAAGTAAATGGACTGATTTGTATCGGATTGTTTGCAGGTGAGTAGTTAGTAAGTTAGCAGGGGACCAATGTACACTAGAGTACATGAAAGTAAATGGGATCAGTATTGCATTGGAGTATGCTGAAGTGATGgaatcacataaaaaaaaaactaaaaaatctcATGCTTTCAGCCAGGCATTGGGTAGTGGCTCGCTTTAATTCTCTAGGGGAGTCACTAGTTCTATTTACGTGTCACTACACAAGGCACACGTGCAGACCTAGTTCTTTtgcttcttatttattttttaagtatGGTATAAGTGGGGAGTCGATCTAGATATGATACGTTTTAATGAAGTCACCATGATCAGGATGAGTGGCCATGATCTGTTCTTTATTAGATTAGGTGTTGGCCAATCAGATCCGATGATTATCTCTAGGAGGTTCATTGGATCCTTTCAACTCAACCCGTTTGGTTTTTCGATGTCTTTGGAATTTAGCAAATGTGATTTGATCAATGTTGCATGTGGCTAAAGTTTCTAGACAACTTGGACAATCGACTAAAATCCGATACCATTGAGTTGCGTACTCGTCAATCCGATCCGTTAATCATCTATGGGTTGTATTGAGAACATTTCTATCTAATATCCATTTGGATTTTAAATGCCTTTTGGATTAGCCGAATGCAGTTTTATCATAATGgtgtacatttttttatttttattttttttttaatttctaagggGTCTCGATAGTTTGTCAAGATTGCATTGGTCAAGCCCTTGATTTGTTGATCTGATCCATCAGTTATTCCCAAGGCCTACTTGAAATGCATCATATTCAACTTGTATGGTCACCCAATGGACATTAAGTTGTATAGAGATGCATTTTACCGAAGCCTGCTTGAAGTCGTAGAGTAGCTTGTTCTCATTTTGGGTGAGGTTTCTTCACATCCATAACTTACATCCCGAAAGAATAATTTCTTTCATAACTAACATTCCTAACCAAGAAAAAGTTTAGAATATGCAAGTAGAAGAAATACAATCATGTTTATAGAAATCTTAACCCCAATCAATAGAgacttataaaataaaataaactcatGTTTTCTTCATTTATGCTAAAACTTCAGGCTAATATGAGAAATAATGAACTTGAACAAAAATTGAAGAGAAGTGAAGTGTTTTCCATTGAAGTCTCgaccaaaataaagaaagaaaaaagtgtGGGTAGCTCTGGTAGAATGCTAAGGTTTTTATGCACCAAGATCTCAatctaaataaaaaagaaaaggaaaaacataaagCAAAATACTGCATGTGAAAGCATCCTCAAACAAGTTTCTAACAAAAATTTTGAGGCCACCCACAGCCACTTGCACAGTTTATAAGTTCTAAAATACCATAAATTGTAATACCCACAACTTGAGCTTACCTGAAACCGTGCACCTCTAGTACCTTTCACATGTCATCTAACATTTTTTTATAGGACCTGAATCGAGCATGTAAGTACACACCCAAGAGAATGAATGATCGTACCGTCGCTACAAATCCAACGACATCCCTCGTACATTGATGCATGCACCTGATCACAAGCTATTAAGAGAAGAATGTTTAGTGTTAATGCGCGTAAGGAGCATTAAAACCCCTTGAATAGTGtcataaatccatcattttctagAAAAAATCTATAAGCACGAGGAGATGCAACAAGTACCAACGTTTAGTTGCAATACCGCGACAACCGCCCAAGCAGCTGACTCCAATGAGCAGCCTCTAGTCCTTCGCGCAGTGAGGGGTCAACATTATAGGACCTCTGTTAATGGGCAAGGGATAGACTAAATTCACCATCATCGCTGTCGACTATTTTACCAAGTGCACTAAGGCTAAGCCTTTAGCTAAGATTACCAAGTAAAAGACTACTGACTTCATCTGGAAGAACATCATTTGCAGGTATGACATTCCCCACACCATTATTATGGACAATGACAGACAGTTCGACAATGCTCGTTTCCAAGGACTATGTGAAAGGCTCGGCATCCATATAGCCTTCTCTTCGCCTCGTCACCCCTAGGCTAACGGACAAGTGAAAGATGTTAACGAAAACATAAAGAACGACttgaaaaccaaaatcaaagagtTCAATAGGGCCTAGGCCGATGAGTTGCCACATTTCCTATGAGTGTACCGAAGATGGTGTGTACGATGACTGGTGAAACCCTGTTCTCCCTGACCTTTAATGCGGAAGAGGTCATCCCACTAAAGATCAGGATACCCTTAGCACACACTGAGCTGTTCGACTTGGGAAAAAATGATGAGCACGTAGCTTTGATTCTCGATCTGGTTGAAGAATTAAGAGAAAGAGCATAGCTAAGGGTCGCCGCTGATCAATACAGGGCTGCTCAGCATTATAATTTGAGCACTACAAGAAACAacgcttttactgacgaaattttttccgacgaaaattttcgttggtaataaTCTTTTTACTGACGATTTTTTTTCGTTGGTAATAatctttttaccgacgaaaattttcgttggtaaaacgaTTATAATTTTTAAGAACAAAAATTTTCACGCTATTTTGAAAACTTCGTGGTAagagttttatcgacgaaaattttcattggtaaaaagcacaaaaccacttttaccaatgaaaattttcgttggtaaaacaattataatttttaagatggAAAATTTTCGCACTATTTTGAAAACTtcgcggtaagacttttaccgatgaaaattttcgttggtaaaaagcacaaaaccacttttatcgacgaaaattttcgtcgataaaacggTTGTATTTTTCACCtagaaaattttcgccctgagttttactgacgaactaTAACCATCGAGAATAATGCTTTTACCGATGACAATTTTCGTtagtaaaagtgttatatttttcacttacaaattttcaccctgagttTCACCGAcggtttcgtcggtaaaagtattatatttttcacttagaaaattttggccCTGAGTTTTACCAACAAACtaaaaccgttgggaataatgtttttaccgatgaaaattttcgttagtgaaagtgttatatttttcaccTCGAAAATTTTGgccctgagttttaccgacgaactaaaaccgtcggggaTAATGTTTTcactgacaaaaattttcgttggtaaaaatgtTATACTTTTCACATGGAAAATTTTCACActaagttttaccgacgaaaatcttcgtcgggaataatgtttttaccgacgacaattttcgtcggtaaaaatattatacTTTTCACTTAAAAATTTGTGCTaaattttaccgacgaactaaaaccgttggGGATAacgtttttaccgatgaaaattttcgtaggtaaaacttttATATTtctaagatagaaaatttttgcGCTATTTTGAAAAGTaacgcggtaagagttttactgaAGAACATTTTCGTTAgtaaaaattttatattttttgagaaaaaattaaaatatgagaaaatttttagattttgaaaagaaaaattcagaatttgtattttaattttttttgaaatattttattataaaaatgatattttgttaaaagagtaaaaaaatatacattttgaaaaaaatgttatttttaaatgaaaattgaaatttatctgtgaaaaataaaattactaaattattaggcacatccactaattgaacctttaatcatttttggacaatctaatcagttcagattgaaagGTAAATAACTtaagatgtttaaatcaaatttcactcaatttgttgatcaatcttgtatgcccaatatctttgtcatacgtagcctgattgaggcgagtaactagtcaaattgagactattgatcagtaaaatagagtgaatggactagacatgcaaaatgggccaaatattttggtcaaaattgtgacccaacttactgacctcgtgagaacctaagaattgacgttagtaagttttgtggtccccatcatgatgtgtgttgaacatcaataccgtggacttgatgtgtcccctttaggttatgagatatctcaaaaatcatctgtatatgaaactcaagtgggccataacatctaaaactatggaagacatcctaaaaaatagaaaagcacttggtggggcccacatgagttttggatgcggttgaaacttggtctgacccctcatctaagtggaacacacataatgagtgggttggatatgtgaatcacatttaggcaggcccaatatatgattatgaatgttttaaggaaacccttctccactacatttaggtgagttactcgttacccttactagagtaaactcagtggggtccactattatttatttattttatccactccattcatccatgttaacagataatttgaagtctaaagaacaaaaaggaagcatatccaaagctcaagtggaccacaccacaggaaatagtgtgattgaacctctaccatttaaaatttcttggaggccatagaagttttggatcaagctgatgtttgtgttttctattcattcatatatttttgatattatgaacaacatttaaccttttttggacaatctaatcagttcaaattgaagagcaaataacttcagatgtttaaatcaaatttcactgaaattgttgatcaatctttgtatgcccaatatcttttctcatatgtagcctgattgaggcgagtaactagtcaaattgaagatattgatcagtaaaatagaatgaatggaccagacatgtaaaatgggccaaatattttggtcaaaattgtgacccaacttactgacctcatgagaacctaagaattgatgttagtaagttttgtgggccccatcatgatgtgtgtcgaacatcaataccatggctttgatgtgtcccatttaggttatgagatatctcaaaaatcatctgtatacgaaactcaattgggccataccatctaaaactatgtgaagatatcttaaaaaatataaaagcacttggtggagcccacatgagttttggatgcggctgaaaattggtttgacccctcatccaagtgggacgcacataatgagtgggttggatatgtgaatcacatttaggcagatccaatatgtgattataaatgttttaaggaaacccctctccatttattatgtggtgtggcccacccaagtcatggattgactttatttttaagctcttggcccacctaagtcatggattgactttctccattcCGTTCAacacttttctcggatcattttaagatattaaccaaaaaatggggtgggtccaaagcttaagtggactataaaGTAGggaatgaacgtccaccattaaaaataacatttatagaagttttagatcaagctgatgtttgtgttttctcttcatttatatctttttgatattatgaacatgttggatgtcaaatgaacattattgtgggcccaaggaaggtatcaacggtggaaatcattatttcgcATTGTTTCGcatggcatggtacacttgagttttggatttaccaaaaatttgggatgaacccacaccgttcatccattttttgagataattttagagaattatctaagaaatgaatcatatccaaagattaaatggaccaccccacaaataaggggaacagattgactactccccctgacaccatccaatggctggtgtttggtgctctgtgagccctaccatgatgtatgtgtttaatccatgtcgtctatctagttttaaagatcatcttacggtatgagaccaagaatgagatatatccaaatcttacgtGGAACACAttccaagaaacagtgttgaatgagcgtcaaccattaaaaaacattttggggccataaaagttttggatcaaattgatttttgtttttctccttcatctagccttgtatgacctaatcaacatattggatgtcaaataaacagtacagtgggccttaggaggattttaatgatggatatataataattttacaattatatatatatatatatatataggaaaaggttccatacggtcgagctcatggatGGGAGCAGGTTCTATATGGTCGAgatcatgggaacttctcatatggtcgagctctgtgggtcccaccgtgatgggtgtcgaacatttacccaatcagtcagatgcaccattccatggtgggcctggcgcttaaaaatcaagtcaatccatgacttttttgggacacaccacatacaaaagttgagaggggttaccctccattaaaatattcataatcatttgttgggaccaccgagatgtggttcacaaatccagcccatccattatgtgtgtcccacttggatgaggagtcaaaccaagtttcatatacatcaaaatttcaggtgggccccactaagtgattttatatgttttaggcatttcttcacatgattttagatggtatggcccacctaagttctgtatatggctgatttttgggatatcccataatttaaaggggtcccatcaaatgcacggtgttaatggtcgacacacatcacagtggggcccacacagctcgacctcgtgggaagttcccatgagctcgaccgtacagaaccttttccctatatacctGACCCCACCCGACCCCACCCAACCCTagccccctttccctttcttctctttctctacccgccgCACGCCCGCCTGACGCCCAACCACCAGaaatccctcctctctctctctctgtctgtctctctcgcaccctctctctctctatctctctcttcctctctctctgatctctccaccttACCGTTGCCGCacgccctctctctgtctctgaagctcggtgaggtatctctctctctctctcaatctcaatactgatttagggatttggggatttagcaatctgtggatttggggatttagcaaatagggatttggggatttagcaataGGGATCCACCCATCTCAGTGGATCTGGCAATCCACCGAAGTCATGcctaagatttctcacaaacaaacatcacggtgggccccacctaccttcCAAGAGCAGGAAGGGTCGCAGGCAGTCCACGTCGCTTGTAAAGGAACCgaactctctctcattctctaataaATACTGGAAAACCCATCTCTTATCTTCAGtcagctctctctctttctctctcattttcctccgtTTCTCTTCCCAGCTATTTCTTGGAAGATCTTTCAATGGCAACAAACCAGATCAAAATGGAGCAAAACCCACCTTAGAAAACTCATAAAACACTTGTTTTGATCCAAATCTCTCTTAGATTTCTGGCTTTTGTAGCTGCGGCTGATGTCGCATTGGTCATGGCCATGAACAAGGAAACTGCCACTGTTTTTGGCATTACAGTAGATGCCAAATACAGCTATTCTCCTGCCTTCAAgtacttgaatatatatatatatatagatatatatttaaATGCACACCCATCTAATTTTAGAGATATTTCCTCTAAATTTAGCGAATTTTAATGCATTTTTATCTCAGGTTCTTTGTGGTCGGAAATGCTGTTGTAAGTGCCTATGTTCTGCTTTCTATCCCTTTTGTTCTCATCCTTTGCTCCAAAACCTCAAGTCCAAGCAGCTATTTCTTCCTATTTTTGTTTGATCAGGTGAGTGTTTTTTCATCCATTTCATTGAAATTGGATTTTATCTTCTTGTTTATGTTGTTTTCTGAGAAAATTCTTCAAAAGCTTCGGATTTCTTCTCAAATGGGCTCCTTCTGTTTCCTTTAACTGTTGTGAAATTTTGAATATCCATGCCACTATTCACACCCACTTCATTGATAGATACACCCTTTCTATCTACTTTTGGTAATACAGTGGTAAAAAGGTGTGAGAAAAAAGGTGTTTTGGTGAATTTACAAAGTGCATGTTTGTGTCTTTCAAATCCAACAATGCATGTTTATGAATTAAAAAAGTGCATGTTTGTGTCTTTGAAATGGGTATTTTCAGTGTTTTATTAGAAAAGAATGAGCTCCTTTGTACTAACATGAGTATTGTTTCATCATTTCTGAAAACTCTTCAAAAAGTAGAGCTAAACTCATCCTCATAAAACCAGGTTTAATGCAATCGAACCTTTAAGGATCGTTTTAGTTTCTATTGGAGAAGTTTCGGCCATATGGAGAATGAAGAAGTTCCAGCCATATGGAACCATTAATCATGTAAACAGTATCATaattagttgtgttttcccttcattcatgtctgtgtgagcttatgaatggatctaagctgatagttgtgttttcccctcattcatgtctgtgtgagcttatgaacaagttagataagaGATGACATTAGCACACAAAAATATTAAAACAAGTTCTAGCCATATGGAACCATTAATCATGCATTATGATACATTTCaagtgatttcttcttcttctttgaattttgtattctaagttgtaattttttattttatagatgttgaATTCCGGTAGAATGGGGATTGTTTCTTGTGTGGATGGCATGATGAATAGTCTGGAAGATTGGATCTCATTTGTTGGTCAATAGCTGTATAGATGGAATATTCCATTGTAGGGACTGCCTAATGAATAGTCTGGAAGATTAGTTCTCATCCACAAAAAAATAGATGCCtagcttgtttttaaatgtattagctcaaaattggtgtaacagacccggatgtgtgtcagagctatccggatgttgagcgggggtccctgaaaggtgggaactattgttatgaccatgatgaagctgtccatttcctatagacagcattggagtggcctgaccatttggacatgccgtgtttatgtattagctcgaaattgttgaagcagaccctagtataaccctaaacctaaacctacacctaaacctataacctacacttataacctacaacattaacataaacttataacctacaacattaacctaaacctatacttataacctaaacctattcccaaatcccaaaacctataacctaaacctaaatcttaacctaaacctaaacccaaaaccaaaacctaaaccttaacttataacctataacctaaacctataacctataacctaaactcaattccctaaaccttaacctataacctaacctaaacctaaacctataacctacacttataacctaaacctaaacctaaacttgtaaccttaacctaaacgtaaaacctaaacctaaacctaaaacgtaaatgtattctcaaatccctaaacctaaacctaaacctaaacctataacctacaacattaacataaacttataacctacaacattaacctaaacctatacttataatctaaacctattctcaaatctcaaaacctataacctaaacctaaaccttaacttaaacctaaacctataacctaaacctaaaccttaacctataatctaaaccacaacctataacctaaacctataaccaataacctaaactcaattccctaaaccttaacctataaactaacctaaacttaaacctataacctacacttataacctaaacctataacctaaacctaaacctaaaacctaaacctaaaactaaaacctaaatgtattcttaaatccctaaacctaaacctacacctaatcctaatctcaactccctaacctaaacctaaacctaaacttgaaaacccaaatctaaacccgatcccgaacccgaacccaatttcctaaacctaaaacttaacctattctcaattccctaaagctgtaacctataacctataacctaaacctataaccttaacctaaacctaaaacctaaatctaaacctaaaacctaaatgtattctcaaatccttaaacctaaacctacacctaatcctaatcttaactccttaacctaaacctaaacttgaaaacccaaacctaaacccgatctcgaacctgaacccgatttcctaaaccttaaccttaacctattctcaattccctaaagctataacctataacctaaacctaaacctaaacctaaacctaaacctataatctaaacctaaaacctaaatgtattctcaaatccctaaacctaaacctaaacccataacttaaacttataacctacaacattaacataaacttataacctaaacctataacttaacattaacctaaacatatacttataacttaaacctattcttaaatcccaaaacctataacctaaacctaaaccttaacctataacttataacctataacctaaaacctaaacctataacctataatctaaactcaattccctaaaccataacctata
Coding sequences:
- the LOC131217566 gene encoding CASP-like protein 1F1, giving the protein MAMNKETATVFGITVDAKYSYSPAFKFFVVGNAVVSAYVLLSIPFVLILCSKTSSPSSYFFLFLFDQMLNSGRMGIVSCVDGMMNSLEDWISFVGQ